A window of Physeter macrocephalus isolate SW-GA chromosome 6, ASM283717v5, whole genome shotgun sequence genomic DNA:
ccttaattacctttttaaaagccctatcttcaaatacaatcacattcagAAGTATCACATTCAGAATGTGAACAATCACATTCAGGTTAAGACTTCCACGTCTGAATTGGGGTTGGGAGTCGGAGGGTTTGGGACACAACTGAGCCCATAACAGGGGGTAAGTAGGTTTGGGATGCAAGATTAAGTAGTTTAAGTAAGTACATGTTAATTTAAGTTATTTTGGACATCTACATAGAGGTGTTGAGTAGGCAGTGTGACACATGGGTCTAGAATTCAGGGAAGAGACAATagctaaagatataaattttagTGTCAGCAGTGAAGTTTAATGCCATGAGACTTGATGAGATGATCAAGGGAGTAAGtttaagcagagaagaaaaagaggaccAAGGTTGGAGCCACTGGGCTCCCTAAAAGTAATTGACAATAAGCAAGAGCTATCAAAGGAAACTGACAGAAGACTCTAAGAAGAAGATTCAATAAGCCATGAAAAACAAGGCAAAAGTagcaagaaagagagaatgatgCAGTAAATATTACTGAGAGGTCAAATAAGATAAGGTCTAAGAATTGGTCAATGAATGTGTCAATATGAAGGTCATTGGTGAAATTGTTAAGTGTTACATTGGTGAAGGAGAGAAACCTGAGTGGAATGGGCTTAAGAGAGAATAAAACCAGAGAATTTGAAGTCAGAGTAAAGATAATTGTTTCAAGAGATTTTGTCTTAAAGGGGAACAGAGGAAAAGGGGAATGGCTGATGAGGAATACGGGGTCAagggaaacttttatttttaagatgggaGAATAATGCTGATGAGAAAGATCCCATAGAGAGGAGAAAATTGATGATGGAGAGAATTGATAGAGCAATTTCCTCAAGTGAATGAGCAAAATTGTGATCTGCTAGAGGGATTATCTTTAGATGGAAGGAGTAAAAACAATAACAGGcttatatacattatgtataaattatatataccaTGTATATAATGTActgtataacatatataatgcACTTATGTATCAtatattatttgcatatatataaagtatttcagGCTTAAGTCTCACTTAACTTTAAGAGTTAATATTTCGCCTGCCTCTCCCCCTGTTCCATTATTCTGGAAAATGCCCACTCATACTAGGTGGGTGCTTCTGTAGAGGAATGTGGGCTGCTCATTGCCCAGATGGATGAATATATGATTCACAACAGTTTACAGTAAATGGTTCAGGTATAGCCATGTGACCACTCAGTGTCCTTCCCTGAATTTTTCAAATAAGAGCTGAGGAAGTGTTCTTCTTTCCCCTTGGATCTCAGTATTGCAAGGCTGTGAGCTTGAAACTTCCTGCCATATGGATAAGCTGTTCTAGAGAATAAAGCCCATAAAGAGTCAAACAAAGAGAGGATGCAGAGAATAATTTATTCCTGACATTGTTTGTGTCCAGGGGTCTGGTTGTCAGTAAGGTCATCTCTACAGAGTCCTTCCCAGTAAACTGAACTGTGAATATCTTTTTTAGTTGACGCTAAAAGAGGATAGTCAAGGTATTCAGGGACCTACAGAGCTGATACAAATCATACTTCTGGTCTTTTCTTTCCATCATAACATTTGTTCTTTGGGTTTCATCTGCACTAAATTGTAATTGCAATCAAACTTAACTTTTCCTCATTTCTCACGCCTCACATCCTAATAATCAGCCAATTCCTCAGCCTCCACAATCAGTCTTTCCTGAGTCAGAGCCTCACCTCTGCCATTTTAATCCAAGCCACTTCCATGTCTCAccttgttgaatgaacaaataattctTGATTCCTGACTTTTTTCTAGGTTTGCTCATTCTGTTTCCTCTACCAGGGGTTCGCCATCTACTCAGCCAATACTGTGCCCTGTACTATGTAGGGTCCTGATCCCTCCAACCTAAAGTGGCTTTTCCCTCATTAAAACTCCTTACCTCTCTTATgtgacttctttcatttttgctttgcCTGTAGTTATCTGGGACCTCTTATAAGATGATAATCATATTGAGAGCAGTTTTAGTCAACACTGTTTATCTACAACCCCTTGTATATACTATGTTCTCAACAAGTATATATTATGctaagttattaaaaattaacctagtatttttttgccatttaagaAAACTGTATTTGACTGGGGGAAATATTAAGCAATATAGGTTATGATATACTCTACTACTACTTACAAAGTgacttttgataaattttaagattagTAACAATGGGTGGTGAAAAGATGAGACTTTATGCCTCTTGGTATCCtttgtttacattattttatgttcCCTTTTCCACTCTAAACTTTGTTTAAGACTGAGAAAATTGATCTGCAGACCAGGCGGGAGGGATCCGGATCTctgcgatcctcccagaccggagcgctgTGCCTGGAGAGAGGATGGTCGTCCGCGTGTTCATTGCCTCCTCCTCGGGCTTCGTGGCGATAAAGAAGAAGCAGCAGGATGTGGTTAGATTTCTGGAAGCCAGCAAGATAGGGTCTGAGGAGGTGGACATCATGATGTCAGAAGAGCAGAGGCAGTGGATGTACAAGAACATCCCCCCGGAGAAGAAGCCCGCTCAGGGCAACCCTCTGCCACCTCAGATACTTAACGGTGACCGATACTGTGCAGATTAGGACAGTTTCTTTGAATCCAAGGAAAGCAACACAGTCTTTTCATTCTTAGGCCTGAAATCACAGTTGGCATCAAAGGAAGAACCTTAGCAAAGACAAGTGGAAGAGGACGGAGATGCATTTTGGAGCGCCTCTGGTACTCAGCACACACCTTCTTACCTAATGCATCCCTGTGACAGAGGCCACATGCATTATCGGTAACTTTGCTTGCCATGGAAAAGGTGTTTGGGGAAGACATGGGTCTAATGGGATTGCATGAGTGCTTTAAATCAAATCAGGACCATGgtggggttttttcttgttttcagaaTTGCCTGCAGTTGCCTCACTCACCCGGAGGAGGCACTGTCACCTGTTACAGGTGTGCTTCCTGAATAACAGTGATAAGCGGGTGGCACCATCAGAGAGAAAGTACTGGATCTGTCCTGGGTTGTAGTTGATGCCAGGATTGCTCAGACGGGCTTCTCTTCAGGCTGCCAAGGTGGTATCCTTGAAATTAGTCTGCCAGGCTATTAGAATATtttgatcagaaagaaaaaaagcgaTGTTGGTTGACAAAGGGCTAAAGATCCTTGCTGCAGATTCACAAACACCACTATTCTAGTGCTTGTCGTAACTGAAGAAAAAGTTAGATGTTCTAGCCTCCTTTTGGTAATGGAAATACTTACCCCCATAAATCCTCCAAGCCTCTACAGATGTTTCCAGAAATCACTGTTGCAACAGTGTGTGATCAGAACCGAGGGACAGGGATGAAAAGAattgctgttttaaaatatacatgcttCTTTATCACTTACAAAGGAAAAGTTTCACCTAATGTGTAAGATTgcttaaaagatatatttaaagaggTGCACTGACAGTTAATTTATAGGGACATAATCTGACTCGTACCTGAAAGCATTTCAGCTTTAGCAACTTTAGCAACTTATTTATGCGTAagtgcacatatatttttaaacgcAGCTCCCCTAACTAatagctgcttatatattttgtgAAGGGATCATATTTTTCGAGAAAGGAAGATCTCGGTTAGAAATATTTTGTGAACCTTTGATGAGGCAAATTAAAAGATACTAATATTGCTgcacaatttaattttttctcctgtgttactTTTCATTAGTCCTCTGACTCTGCCAGCTCATATCTCTGGCCAATGCACAGTCCCGGATTTTCAGAGTAACGTAGATACGTGTTTTCATTCAGTATATGAACACCAGTGATTTTTTCAGAACAGAGTACATACAAGAAAGGGGCTGTCAGAGACTCACTCTGAATTGTACTTGGCATGTGAAATCTCTCCTTCCTTTGGAGTGGTTGCTGATAAACACTGAACCTGTCGACTTCATTACGGCAAAGGCTCCTTTTCTGCATCCTTGTCCCTGCTCACATTTTTAGAGTTTTTAGTTGCCAAACTTGGGAATAGTCTTGAATAGAATAAATTCAGAGGGCTGCCTAAGATATTCTGCTATTCTCAGTGTCCTGATGGTGAACCTGCCCTTTCGATTCTGAGCAGGAAGTTTgtaagaaatggaaagaacagaaaaatttaGGCCCTGTCACCtgtgttctctctccctccaacTTGCTAAATGTGGACTATTCTAAAGAACTGGTTGAATGCTAAAGCTGACATCCCAGCCTGAGATTTGCATCCCAGGACTACAACCAGAAGAAAAGCATGCCACTGATTCCTAGGTGACTGGAACAGATACATAATCCAGAATTTTCTCTCCAAGGAAAGCTGCTGTAAAATCATGGCTATGACTGCTTAGTTGGCATTAAATACGATCCAGGTCAAATTCCACTTGATAAATCCCAGGGACTATccaggaaattttttttgaaCTGGATATTGTGTTAAAGTCTAAGAAtacttagaatttcttttttaagatacagcaattttaaaaagttaatgttgCAATGGTCTAACTTACATTTTGTCTACTCTTGCCAGTGAGTACCAAGAAGCAACTTGGTAAGATTGAGTCTTGGGGCTGTAGGATCAATACAATACTTGCTAGACCAAGAAAGCTACTCAGAATTGTTTATCTCAAAACTTCTGAATTACTCTGCTTGTAGTAGGCCCAGTATGGTTGTCCTAAACAGACTAGATGAATAGGAGTGCTAAATTATTTACCACAGTTACAGATCATCTACCCCaccccatattttcttttttttcttttttttgaggggggggcAGCAAAGAAATAGGAGAGACCAGCTTCAACTGGTATTGTACTTGTTATGAGCGAGCTAGAAGCACATTTTGTGGCATTTCCCTCAGTACCCAGGCTCTGCAGAGTCCTAAGGTATTGCCCTCTGGGACCACACCATGTTTAGAGAATACTGTGTCCTTACTTGTGTTTTACCAGCTGAATTCCAAACATGTAATGGTTTTCTTCATCCCTTCTTTAACTAGCTGCCTTTAGATCTGGATAATCACAGTCTTAAAAATCTAGGAAAGAAGTGGATGGGAATTGCAGACATAAATGTAATATCAAGAGCATTTTAAGacagaatttttatttcctatagTAGGCTTGTTGGGGCAAAGAAAATGTGCTGCTAAAAATCAAATTatgccattttaaaatgagataaaagagTGCCATCTTGCTAGGTATATGCAGACCAGAAGAAAATTTAGTTGGGGAAGTACTTGTTTTTCCAGATTCTGGTATTCTATtaaaatcaaagaggagaaaaggaagatttttttttttctctcaggctctaatatatatatatatatattttgcatgtcaaaatgtcttttatttttattttttttaacatcgttattggagtataactgttttacaatagtgtgttagtttctcctttacaacaaagtgaatcagttatacatatacatatgttcccatatctcttccctcttgcgtctccctccttcccaccctccctatcccacccctctaggtggtcacaaagcacNNNNNNNNNNNNNNNNNNNNNNNNNNNNNNNNNNNNNNNNNNNNNNNNNNNNNNNNNNNNNNNNNNNNNNNNNNNNNNNNNNNNNNNNNNNNNNNNNNNNNNNNNNNNNNNNNNNNNNNNNNNNNNNNNNNNNNNNNNNNNNNNNNNNNNNNNNNNNNNNNNNNNNNNNNNNNNNNNNNNNNNNNNNNNNNNNNNNNNNNNNNNNNNNNNNNNNNNNNNNNNNNNNNNNNNNNNNNNNNNNNNNNNNNNNNNNNNNNNNNNNNNNNNNNNNNNNNNNNNNNNNNNNNNNNNNNNNNNNNNNNNNNNNNNNNNNNNNNNNNNNNNNNNNNNNNNNNNNNNNNNNNNNNNNNNNNNNNNNNNNNNNNNNNNNNNNNNNNNNNNNNNNNNNNNNNNNNNNNNNNNNNNNNNNNNNNNNNNNNNNNNNNNNNNNNNNNNNNNNNNNNNNNNNNNNNNNNNNNNNNNNNNNNNNNNNNNNNNNNNNNNNNNNNNNNNNNNNNNNNNNNNNNNNNNNNNNNNNNNNNNNNNNNNNNNNNNNNNNNNNNNNNNNNNNNNNNNNNNNNNNNNNNNNNNNNNNNNNNNNNNNNNNNNNNNNNNNNNNNNNNNNNNNNNNNNNNNNNNNNNNNNNNNNNNNNNNNNNNNNNNNNNNNNNNNNNNNNNNNNNNNNNNNNNNNNNNNNNNNNNNNNNNNNNNNNNNNNNNNNNNNNNNNNNNNNNNNNNNNNNNNNNNNNNNNNNNNNNNNNNNNNNNNNNNNNNNNNNNNNNNNNNNNNNNNNNNNNNNNNNNNNNNNNNNNNNNNNNNNNNNNNNNNNNNNNNNNNNNNNNNNNNNNNNNNNNNNNNNNNNNNNNNNNNNNNNNNNNNNNNNNNNNNNNNNNNNNNNNNNNNNNNNNNNNNNNNNNNNNNNNNNNNNNNNNNNNNNNNNNNNNNNNNNNNNNNNNNNNNNNNNNNNNNNNNNNNNNNNNNNNNNNNNNNNNNNNNNNNNNNNNNNNNNNNNNNNNNNNNNNNNNNNNNNNNNNNNNNNNNNNNNNNNNNNNNNNNNNNNNNNNNNNNNNNNNNNNNNNNNNNNNNNNNNNNNNNNNNNNNNNNNNNNNNNNNNNNNNNNNNNNNNNNNNNNNNNNNNNNNNNNNNNNNNNNNNNNNNNNNNNNNNNNNNNNNNNNNNNNNNNNNNNNNNNNNNNNNNNNNNNNNNNNNNNNNNNNNNNNNNNNNNNNNNNNNNNNNNNNNNNNNNNNNNNNNNNNNNNNNNNNNNNNNNNNNNNNNNNNNNNNNNNNNNNNNNNtccgttctcaagattgctttggctattcggggtcttttgtgttttgtgtttccatgcaaaatttgaaattttttgttctagttctggaaaaaatgccagtggcaatttgatagggattgcattgaatctgtagattgctttgggtagtacagtcattttcaaaatgttgattcttccaatccaagaacatggNNNNNNNNNNNNNNNNNNNNNNNNNNNNNNNNNNNNNNNNNNNNNNNNNNNNNNNNNNNNNNNNNNNNNNNNNNNNNNNNNNNNNNNNNNNNNNNNNNNNNNNNNNNNNNNNNNNNNNNNNNNNNNNNNNNNNNNNNNNNNNNNNNNNNNNNNNNNNNNNNNNNNNNNNNNNNNNNNNNNNNNNNNNNNNNNNNNNNNNNNNNNNNNNNNNNNNNNNNNNNNNNNNNNNNNNNNNNNNNNNNNNNNNNNNNNNNNNNNNNNNNNNNNNNNNNNNNNNNNNNNNNNNNNNNNNNNNNNNNNNNNNNNNNNNNNNNNNNNNNNNNNNNNNNNNNNNNNNNNNNNNNNNNNNNNNNNNNNNNNNNNNNNNNNNNNNNNNNNNNNNNNNNNNNNNNNNNNNNNNNNNNNNNNNNNNNNNNNNNNNNNNNNNNNNNNNNNNNNNNNNNNNNNNNNNNNNNNNNNNNNNNNNNNNNNNNNNNNNNNNNNNNNNNNNNNNNNNNNNNNNNNNNNNNNNNNNNNNNNNNNNNNNNNNNNNNNNNNNNNNNNNNNNNNNNNNNNNNNNNNNNNNNNNNNNNNNNNNNNNNNNNNNNNNNNNNNNNNNNNNNNNNNNNNNNNNNNNNNNNNNNNNNNNNNNNNNNNNNNNNNNNNNNNNNNNNNNNNNNNNNNNNNNNNNNNNNNNNNNNNNNNNNNNNNNNNNNNNNNNNNNNNNNNNNNNNNNNNNNNNNNNNNNNNNNNNNNNNNNNNNNNNNNNNNNNNNNNNNNNNNNNNNNNNNNNNNNNNNNNNNNNNNNNNNNNNNNNNNNNNNNNNNNNNNNNNNNNNNNNNNNNNNNNNNNNNNNNNNNNNNNNNNNNNNNNNNNNNNNNNNNNNNNNNNNNNNNNNNNNNNNNNNNNNNNNNNNNNNNNNNNNNNNNNNNNNNNNNNNNNNNNNNNNNNNNNNNNNNNNNNNNNNNNNNNNNNNNNNNNNNNNNNNNNNNNNNNNNNNNNNNNNNNNNNNNNNNNNNNNNNNNNNNNNNNNNNNNNNNNNNNNNNNNNNNNNNNNNNNNNNNNNNNNNNNNNNNNNNNNNNNNNNNNNNNNNNNNNNNNNNNNNNNNNNNNNNNNNNNNNNNNNNNNNNNNNNNNNNNNNNNNNNNNNNNNNNNNNNNNNNNNNNNNNNNNNNNNNNNNNNNNNNNNNNNNNNNNNNNNNNNNNNNNNNNNNNNNNNNNNNNNNNNNNNNNNNNNNNNNNNNNNNNNNNNNNNNNNNNNNNNNNNNNNNNNNNNNNNNNNNNNNNNNNNNNNNNNNNNNNNNNNNNNNNNNNNNNNNNNNNNNNNNNNNNNNNNNNNNNNNNNNNNNNNNNNNNNNNNNNNNNNNNNNNNNNNNNNNNNNNNNNNNNNNNNNNNNNNNNNNNNNNNNNNNNNNNNNNNNNNNNNNNNNNNNNNNNNNNNNNNNNNNNNNNNNNNNNNNNNNNNNNNNNNNNNNNNNNNNNNNNNNNNNNNNNNNNNNNNNNNNNNNNNNNNNNNNNNNNNNNNNNNNNNNNNNNNNNNNNNNNNNNNNNNNNNNNNNNNNNNNNNNNNNNNNNNNNNNNNNNNNNNNNNNNNNNNNNNNNNNNNNNNNNNNNNNNNNNNNNNNNNNNNNNNNNNNNNNNNNNNNNNNNNNNNNNNNNNNNNNNNNNNNNNNNNNNNNNNNNNNNNNNNNNNNNNNNNNNNNNNNNNNNNNNNNNNNNNNNNNNNNNNNNNNNNNNNNNNNNNNNNNNNNNNNNNNNNNNNNNNNNNNNNNNNNNNNNNNNNNNNNNNNNNNNNNNNNNNNNNNNNNNNNNNNNNNNNNNNNNNNNNNNNNNNNNNNNNNNNNNNNNNNNNNNNNNNNNNNNNNNNNNNNNNNNNNNNNNNNNNNNNNNNNNNNNNNNNNNNNNNNNNNNNNNNNNNNNNNNNNNNNNNNNNNNNNNNNNNNNNNNNNNNNNNNNNNNNNNNNNNNNNNNNNNNNNNNNNNNNNNNNNNNNNNNNNNNNNNNNNNNNNNNNNNNNNNNNNNNNNNNNNNNNNNNNNNNNNNNNNNNNNNNNNNNNNNNNNNNNNNNNNNNNNNNNNNNNNNNNNNNNNNNNNNNNNNNNNNNNNNNNNNNNNNNNNNNNNNNNNNNNNNNNNNNNNNNNNNNNNNNNNNNNNNNNNNNNNNNNNNNNNNNNNNNNNNNNNNNNNNNNNNNNNNNNNNNNNNNNNNNNNNNNNNNNNNNNNNNNNNNNNNNNNNNNNNNNNNNNNNNNNNNNNNNNNNNNNNNNNNNNNNNNNNNNNNNNNNNNNNNNNNNNNNNNNNNNNNNNNNNNNNNNNNNNNNNNNNNNNNNNNNNNNNNNNNNNNNNNNNNNNNNNNNNNNNNNNNNNNNNNNNNNNNNNNNNNNNNNNNNNNNNNNNNNNNNNNNNNNNNNNNNNNNNNNNNNNNNNNNNNNNNNNNNNNNNNNNNNNNNNNNNNNNNNNNNNNNNNNNNNNNNNNNNNNNNNNNNNNNNNNNNNNNNNNNNNNNNNNNNNNNNNNNNNNNNNNNNNNNNNNNNNNNNNNNNNNNNNNNNNNNNNNNNNNNNNNNNNNNNNNNNNNNNNNNNNNNNNNNNNNNNNNNNNNNNNNNNNNNNNNNNNNNNNNNNNNNNNNNNNNNNNNNNNNNNNNNNNNNNNNNNNNNNNNNNNNNNNNNNNNNNNNNNNNNNNNNNNNNNNNNNNNNNNNNNNNNNNNNNNNNNNNNNNNNNNNNNNNNNNNNNNNNNNNNNNNNNNNNNNNNNNNNNNNNNNNNNNNNNNNNNNNNNNNNNNNNNNNNNNNNNNNNNNNNNNNNNNNNNNNNNNNNNNNNNNNNNNNNNNNNNNNNNNNNNNNNNNNNNNNNNNNNNNNNNNNNNNNNNNNNNNNNNNNNNNNNNNNNNNNNNNNNNNNNNNNNNNNNNNNNNNNNNNNNNNNNNNNNNNNNNNNNNNNNNNNNNNNNNNNNNNNNNNNNNNNNNNNNNNNNNNNNNNNNNNNNNNNNNNNNNNNNNNNNNNNNNNNNNNNNNNNNNNNNNNNNNNNNNNNNNNNNNNNNNNNNNNNNNNNNNNNNNNNNNNNNNNNNNNNNNNNNNNNNNNNNNNNNNNNNNNNNNNNNNNNNNNNNNNNNNNNNNNNNNNNNNNNNNNNNNNNNNNNNNNNNNNNNNNNNNNNNNNNNNNNNNNNNNNNNNNNNNNNNNNNNggaggaaggcagggaggaagaaagggaggacggaagggaggaaggaagggaggaagaaaggaaggaaggaagggaggaaagaagggaggaaggaaggaagaaaggagggaaggagggaagaaaggaaggaagaaaggaagaaagaaagggagaagacaaaataaagtaggataaagtatagttattaaaataaaaacataattattaagaagaaaaattcctattaaaaaaacaaaaaacaaaacacgggtcggtctaaccctaggaaaaatggtgaaaacaaagctatacagacaaaatctcacaccgcagcacacacatacacactcacaaaaagaaaaaaggggaaaataatagtatgtCTTGGCTgactcgggggctctggcacaggccgggggggagggaggggcacggaggcggggcgagcttgcggcggcagaggctggcgtgacgctgcaccggcccgaggNNNNNNNNNNNNNNNNNNNNNNNNNNNNNNNNNNNNNNNNNNNNNNNNNNNNNNNNNNNNNNNNNNNNNNNNNNNNNNNNNNNNNNNNNNNNNNNNNNNNNNNNNNNNNNNNNNNNNNNNNNNNNNNNNNNNNNNNNNNNNNNNNNNNNNNNNNNNNNNNNNNNNNNNNNNNNNNNNNNNNNNNNNNNNNNNNNNNNNNNNNNNNNNNNNNNNNNNNNNNNNNNNNNNNNNNNNagctccagacttcaaccggactccctcccggctagccgtggcgcactaaccccttcaggctgttttcactctgccaactccagacctttccctg
This region includes:
- the LOC112066363 gene encoding LOW QUALITY PROTEIN: SH3 domain-binding glutamic acid-rich-like protein 2 (The sequence of the model RefSeq protein was modified relative to this genomic sequence to represent the inferred CDS: substituted 1 base at 1 genomic stop codon), which produces MVVRVFIASSSGFVAIKKKQQDVVRFLEASKIGSEEVDIMMSEEQRQWMYKNIPPEKKPAQGNPLPPQILNGDRYCADXDSFFESKESNTVFSFLGLKSQLASKEEP